ATTTTAGTTCTTCTAGTTTTGCTTTAAATACTCGGCTTATTAAATCGGGTCTATTTTGTATTTCATCAGTTGGTAGTAAGAAATCTTCTATTTATGGCCATGAAGGATTACATGTCATGGTCAGAAAGATATCGGGTTTTCCAAAGTGTTGTACTAATGCAATGGCATCCATGTATCGACGTCGCATATCTCTAGGACCCCCAGTAAAGCTAGCAGGAAGGAATGTTTTTCTGCCAATATTTGAAGCCTCTCTTTCTCCTAGTCTTAGAAGATCAATAAGTCCTGCTAATACTTCAATTCGGAATAAATCTTGATTGAACAACAAGAAGTCTAATCTTTGTGTTTCCACTTTTATGTATTGATCTACAGAAAATTGTTGGAATACTCTCCCAGAATGTAAAGTATCATTTTCTTCATCATCTCTAATTTGAAGTTTGTAACAGTAATATTCACGACAAGATACAGTGttctttttttgtctttctttctgCAAAATTTCTTCTTCAATATTAAGAAATCCATCAATTGAAGACATGTTGGATACACTTGGAATGTTCTCATGTTTGCAAGAAGAACGATTTCTAGGGGAGTTTGTTTTTTGTATAACTCTTTGGATACCACAATGCCAACCGTTTTCACCATAGGGAAACAACAAAGGATACTGTAATGCGTCGTAACAACCATAGTAATAGTGAACCAGTTGGTTAGTGTTGCTATGGGTGTAAACACGAATATGCGGTGTAGAAGCAGGACTGTCCAATTCTTCATCAGTCCATATAGCTGCAACTTCTGAAACACTGGGTAAGTTGTATGTTCGTTGGTCCAAAGCAGAATCACATTTAAGTGCGATGTAGAAGTTGGATAAGTCTGGAATGTGTGTTAGAGATTTTAGAAAAACGGAGTATGGATTAATTTTTAGAATATCGACCAATTTTGCAATAACAGATCTATTGAGGTTTTCTGAAAAGGCCATTCTATTAACTATATCATCCTCATTatcataaaaataaagttgtaaaTTTCTTGCATTGTTATCTGTAGTAGTGAGGCTATTAAGAAAATGGTACATTTGTCCTTGAACTTTAAATGTGTAGATTCCTTGAGTTCTTTGTGCCAATTCCTTATCGTACTTTACTCCAAGTGAAGTGAATGCAAACATGTTATTGTATGTTCTAATATAAGTACGGAAATGATTGGATTCATTGGAGTTGCCATAGTAGAAACTTTTTAATTCAGGAGGTAGTTGGTGTGAAACTAATCTTAATGAACCATTACTACAACAGAAGCTTGGGGTTTCATATTGAAATCTTTTGACTTCGCAGAATCTACAGTTTGGGACCTTTTTTAAAATAGCAGGACAGGAAGGTAGCGGGTTGATATTCCAATAACCCACTTGTGTTGATTTGCGGCCTGAAATATTTTAATTGTAAGATCTAACGTAAATAGAGCAGTGAAGTAAAAATGAAGTTTGATTTAACCAACCACTCCGAGAAG
Above is a window of Lycium ferocissimum isolate CSIRO_LF1 unplaced genomic scaffold, AGI_CSIRO_Lferr_CH_V1 ctg4291, whole genome shotgun sequence DNA encoding:
- the LOC132044375 gene encoding uncharacterized protein LOC132044375; this encodes MSDRKRKTNDTQMEKNLRCRIAYKEMPPDQKAALLERRRVEYAARRHTLSENSTPNYSTQKSMISGQPTLGQPALFIRETPSSSRSDLSNFYIALKCDSALDQRTYNLPSVSEVAAIWTDEELDSPASTPHIRVYTHSNTNQLVHYYYGCYDALQYPLLFPYGENGWHCGIQRVIQKTNSPRNRSSCKHENIPSVSNMSSIDGFLNIEEEILQKERQKKNTVSCREYYCYKLQIRDDEENDTLHSGRVFQQFSVDQYIKVETQRLDFLLFNQDLFRIEVLAGLIDLLRLGEREASNIGRKTFLPASFTGGPRDMRRRYMDAIALVQHFGKPDIFLTMTCNPSWP